The Henckelia pumila isolate YLH828 chromosome 2, ASM3356847v2, whole genome shotgun sequence genome includes a window with the following:
- the LOC140878062 gene encoding uncharacterized protein: MDKEWMSKSRLSREYEHGVEYFLKFAIKNAEDREAISCPCTKCGNLKKKKVETIRAHMYSNGIDLTYHTWIWHGERSAMKNSNNDHDQEREDVPKFDNEEPIDMVHAAFDSYAENPTTFKNLLEDAEKPLYPGCSKFTRLSAVVKLFNLKAKYSWSDKSCTDLLNLLGEMLPDDNELPLSFYDAKKSLCALGITYEKIHACPNDCILYRKEYEDMNSCPTCGMSRWKMGQKDTIKEGVPAKVLWYFPPIPRFVRMFRNKEFSKELTWHADKRLNDGYLRHPADAPSWKLVDHKWPNFAADSRNLRLAISADGINPHGMMSSTYSCWPVLMITYNLPPWLCMKRKFMMLTMLISGPKQPGNDIDVYLAPLIDDLKFLWDTGVEAYDAYRQETFSLRAVLLWTINDFPAYGNMSGCIVKGYHACPICGEETYSTRLKHSRKMSYTGHRRFLPANHPYRRQRKAFNGYQEFNPAPKPLSGDEVLKKVNGIHCHWGKMRKKIQSTKDDVKPSFKKKSIFFELEYWKHLYVRHVLDVMHIEKNVCESLLGTLLDIPGKTKDGIAARLDLAEMNLRTDLAPVMGEKKSFLPAACYTLTKDEKRKILNSLCGMQLPTCYSSNVKNFVSMKDLKLVGLKSHDYHTLMQQLLPVAIRGVLPKHVRDSITRLCFFFNELCNKVMDPSKLDELQREIVIILCLLEKYFPPSFFDIMIHLTVHLVREVKLYGPVWYRYMYPFERYMKILKGYVRNRNRPEGCMAECYIAEEAVEFCSDYLGSLHTIGIPTSHRQIELTKPLSAAIVQSIAEDELQQAHRYVLENDVDTDRYIE; the protein is encoded by the coding sequence ATGGACAAAGAATGGATGTCAAAGTCTCGGTTATCAAGGGAATATGAGCATGGAGTAGAGtatttcttgaaatttgcaataaaaaatGCCGAGGATCGGGAAGCAATATCTTGTCCATGTACAAAATGTGGTAatctgaagaagaaaaaggTAGAGACTATAAGGGCACACATGTATTCTAATGGTATAGATTTGACATATCATACTTGGATATGGCATGGTGAAAGGTCTGCGATGAAGAACTCAAATAATGATCATGATCAAGAAAGGGAAGATGTACCAAAGTTTGACAACGAGGAACCAATAGATATGGTACATGCTGCATTTGATAGTTATGCTGAGAATCCAACCACATTCAAAAATCTACTTGAAGATGCTGAGAAACCTTTATATCCTGGATGCAGTAAATTTACAAGGTTATCTGCAGTTGTaaaattattcaacttgaaaGCCAAATATAGTTGGAGTGACAAAAGTTGCACCGACCTACTCAATTTGTTAGGAGAAATGCTTCCAGATGACAACGAATTGCCTTTATCTTTCTACGATGCAAAGAAAAGCTTGTGTGCATTAGGGATTACTTATGAGAAAATCCATGCTTGCCCTAATGATTGCATCTTATACCGGAAGGAGTATGAGGATATGAACAGTTGTCCTACTTGTGGGATGTCAAGGTGGAAGATGGGCCAAAAAGATACGATAAAGGAAGGAGTTCCTGCAAAGGTTCTATGGTACTTCCCTCCAATTCCGAGATTTGTACGAATGTTTCGGAATAAGGAGTTTTCCAAGGAGCTGACTTGGCATGCTGATAAAAGACTTAATGACGGATACTTACGCCATCCAGCTGATGCACCTTCTTGGAAATTAGTAGATCACAAGTGGCCAAATTTTGCTGCTGATTCAAGAAATCTTAGATTGGCCATTTCAGCTGACGGGATCAATCCCCATGGTATGATGAGTTCTACATATAGTTGTTGGCCAGTTTTAATGATCACTTACAATCTTCCCCCGTGGTTGTGTATGAAGAGAAAATTTATGATGCTCACAATGTTGATTTCTGGTCCCAAACAACCAGGAAATGATATCGATGTTTACTTAGCACCTCTAATCGATGACTTGAAATTCCTATGGGATACAGGTGTTGAAGCATATGATGCATATAGACAAGAAACCTTCTCGCTCAGAGCTGTCTTGCTGTGGACCATCAATGACTTTCCTGCATATGGAAACATGTCAGGATGTATTGTGAAAGGATATCACGCATGTCCGATTTGTGGTGAAGAAACATATTCAACAAGGTTGAAACATAGCAGGAAAATGTCGTACACAGGCCATAGAAGGTTTCTACCTGCAAATCATCCTTATCGAAGGCAAAGAAAGGCATTTAATGGGTACCAAGAGTTCAACCCTGCACCCAAACCATTGAGTGGCGATGAAGTGTTAAAAAAAGTCAATGGAATTCATTGTCATTGGGGAAAAATGAGAAAGAAGATTCAGTCCACGAAAGATGATGTAAAACCATCCTtcaaaaagaaatcaattttCTTTGAACTTGAGTATTGGAAACATCTATATGTTAGACATGTTCTTGATGTGATGCATATAGAAAAGAACGTCTGTGAAAGTCTTCTCGGTACGTTGCTTGACATTCCGGGCAAAACAAAGGATGGAATTGCAGCTAGATTAGACCTTGCTGAAATGAATTTGAGGACAGATTTGGCTCCAGTGATGGGGGAGAAGAAATCTTTTCTGCCAGCAGCATGTTATACACTTACAAAAGATGAGAAAAGAAAGATTTTGAATTCTTTGTGTGGAATGCAATTACCTACATGTTACTCATCCAACGTTAAAAACTTTgtttcgatgaaggacttgaaaCTTGTTGGCCTTAAGTCACACGACTACCACACTTTAATGCAGCAATTACTTCCAGTGGCCATACGTGGTGTCTTGCCCAAACATGTCAGAGACTCTATCACTCgtttgtgcttcttcttcaatGAGCTATGTAATAAAGTGATGGATCCCTCAAAGTTGGATGAGCTGCAGAGAGAGATTGTGATCATATTGTGTTTACTTGAAAAGTATtttccaccttcgttttttGACATAATGATTCATTTAACAGTTCATCTTGTGCGAGAGGTGAAATTATATGGCCCAGTTTGGTATAGGTACATGTATCCCTTTGAAAGATACATGAAGATTTTGAAAGGTTATGTGCGAAATCGCAATAGACCGGAAGGTTGCATGGCTGAATGTTATATTGCTGAAGAGGCGGTTGAATTTTGCTCAGACTATCTTGGTAGTTTGCACACAATTGGGATCCCTACAAGTCATCGACAAATAGAACTTACTAAACCTTTGTCGGCTGCAATTGTGCAATCCATTGCTGAGGATGAGTTGCAACAAGCACATCGTTATGTATTGGAAAATGATGTTGACACTGATCGCTATATTGAGTAA
- the LOC140882782 gene encoding GRF1-interacting factor 2-like, translating to MQPPSPMFPVTPSFPSTNITTEQIQKYLDENKKLILAILDNQNLGKLAECAQYQAQLQKNLMYLAAIADAQPQTPSPSMPPPMTPHNAMQQGGLYMPHPQAAGSQQPGTFVPRTPFSIPHPMQDPRQQLTQQLHPQSTQGLMATWPGGAANGMNAMHNNANFGGVNSILPTLNPASKQDKPESGVAPKSDGQGGSTIPRGTADGDKAK from the exons ATGCAGCCACCAAGTCCGATGTTTCCAGTCACGCCGTCATTTCCATCAACTAACATCACCACCGAGCAAATCCAGAAG TACCTTGATGAGAACAAGAAATTGATATTGGCAATTTTGGACAATCAAAATCTCGGCAAACTTGCTGAATGTGCTCA ATACCAGGCtcaacttcaaaagaatttgATGTATTTAGCTGCCATTGCTGATGCCCAACCGCAGACACCATCACCATCAATGCCACCTCCG ATGACTCCACATAATGCAATGCAACAAGGGGGTCTTTACATGCCACATCCTCAGGCAGCAGGGTCTCAGCAACCAGGTACATTCGTTCCACGAACACCATTCAGTATTCCACATCCAATGCAGGATCCGCGGCAGCAACTAACTCAGCAACTCCACCCACAATCCACACAAGGGCTAATGGCCACGTGGCCTGGTGGAGCCGCAAATGGCATGAATGCCATGCACAACAATGCCAATTTTGGAGGGGTCAACAGCATTTTACCCACTTTAAATCCAGCCAGTAAGCAAGATAAACCTGAGAGTGGTGTCGCTCCAAAATCTGACGGCCAAGGAGGTTCTACCATTCCACGTGGTACTGCCGACGGAGATAAAGCAAAATAA
- the LOC140883931 gene encoding protein EARLY RESPONSIVE TO DEHYDRATION 15-like codes for MATSALNPNAPIFVPSAYRQVEDFSDQWWDLVQSSPWFRDYWLRECFSDPEMDPPSIQVPDFILPEEIQIKIHSNDSDPASKDGSLDLVSLGWLKWRKPRGAAEAPRYFDKAARCVKVKVNPRPIQQPR; via the exons ATGGCGACGTCAGCGTTGAACCCTAACGCGCCGATATTCGTACCATCGGCTTACCGCCAAGTGGAGGACTTCTCGGATCAGTGGTGGGATCTCGTCCAATCTTCCCCTTGGTTCCGCGACTACTGGCTGCGGGAGTGCTTCTCCGATCCCGAAATGGACCCTCCATCTATCCAGGTTCCCGATTTCATCCTCCCAGAAGAGAtccaaatcaaaatccacagCAATGACAGTGACCCTGCTTCCAAAG ACGGGAGTCTGGATTTGGTTTCGTTGGGGTGGTTGAAATGGAGGAAGCCGCGTGGGGCGGCGGAGGCGCCGAGGTATTTCGACAAGGCGGCGAGGTGTGTGAAGGTGAAGGTGAATCCGAGGCCGATTCAGCAGCCGCGGTAG
- the LOC140883932 gene encoding copper transport protein CCH has translation MVNVVELKVGLHCDECIKKILKAIKKIEDIESYGVDTELNKVTVTGNVTNEEVIRVLHKIGKQAKTWDQNSQYTN, from the exons ATGGTTAAT GTGGTGGAGTTGAAGGTAGGATTACACTGTGATGAATGTATCAAGAAAATCTTGAAGGCCATCAAGAAAATCGAAg ATATTGAAAGTTACGGCGTGGACACGGAGTTGAACAAGGTCACTGTGACTGGCAATGTGACTAACGAAGAGGTTATTAGGGTTCTTCACAAGATTGGAAAACAAGCCAAGACTTGGGACCAAAACTCACAATACACCAATTGA